The Rhipicephalus sanguineus isolate Rsan-2018 chromosome 4, BIME_Rsan_1.4, whole genome shotgun sequence DNA window CGCGCCCGGTACTTTGTCGAAATGTTGTCGAAAGACCgtttgtcgaaatgttggcctCAGTGACACCCGTGTTCACAACTTTTTCGTTTCttaaagcttccatcttcccccgaACTTCTTTCTGCCTTCATTGCGGCTATATCACTTcgatactgtactatactatgctgtgctatgctatgctatgatatgctctgctatgctgtgctatgctgtgctatgctatactatactatactatactatactatactatactatactatactatactatactatactatactatactatactatactatactatactataccataccatactatacttttcttggcaatgaagagaaagcTACTGGGGCGGAGCTTCTTCACATGTACAGCCGTGAGCAAAAGCGTACGGACCACGGAAGGGCGACCCGAAATCGCTGTCTACGCCGTCTagtcgcgagccgtctgctgtagAGAGCATCGCTCTGACGGAATAGATGTCCAGAGCATTACTCTGACGGAATTCGTCAGAGAAATGccctcgacagcagacggctcaccactagacggcgcagacggcaaggTATAAGGGCGGCAACGGTACGTATAcgtttgctcacgggtgtacttCTACGCGAAGTGGTCCGgtatggcgcgcgtctcgtaacgctgtGGAAAGTGATGACTGAGCGCATTCAGCGTTGCATACCGACGCAGACGCCGCGTAACGCTTAAGGTACACGTAAAAGGTCGGACCTCCTCACGCGTGCAAAACCGCAGAGTAAAAACGCCTAAAGTGAAATATATATGCAAATATCTTACTGGTGTGTGCTACCTTCTGTCTCAAAGAGCTACGTGTAGAAAATAACGGAGCAGTTTTTGTATCTCACGTAGAAAATATAGCGGTAATTTTGGAACTATACATTCAATGGCGGTGGGATACGCCTGGCTTGGCTCTGTAGCCTGCGCTTCAttaacccaaggttgacggcgacctgtgtggcccactccacgacccttgtctggactactgggtctgagctggtcaacacggcctcccactgctcgagagagggatcacgctaatatccgccggtggcggcaccatgctacattcccacagtatatggtcataacttgccactgcctggcaccatttgcattgtggcttaacctcctccgggtatattttgctcatcacgtatgggttgggaaaagattgcgtctgcagttttctccagacgcattcctgcgccttggtcaaccgcttgtgcggggGCGGATAAAGCCTCCGCTCTAGTTTATGAttggtgatgtcgtgaaaggacaccagcccatTTCTCGCGGATCTCCCCGGAACGGGCGGCTTGAACAGTTGATGATTCGTGCCGATGTATCGGCGTTCATTCACGGCACAACGTTTCGCAGGGCATGCGACGCCTGAACGCGCACGATCTGGTGGACAGTGTGCGTTCGCAGTTCGACGTGCGCGCTTTCGCCACCGCCAACGACCTCGGTGATCCGATCGGTATCAACTACTTTCTCGTCGAGGTACGCTCGGCCAGGCCTCGAGCAGGACTCTCGGCAACAGCACACTCCATCACAGCTGACGGACTACTACGAATGCTTGCGCTGGTCTCGCTGGGCCAACTAGCCACGCGATGGGCTTGCGCCGTGACGATATCTGGAACACTTTTGCACTGTTTCTGATAGCACCAAAATTTAAAGGAACTGTTCATAATAAACGCAGTTTGGACGTTCGATGTCATGCAAAAGAGTCCGAAGTATAcatgaggggcgtagccagaaattttttttcgggggttggGGGTGGGGTGAGGGCGTTCAACTAACATTTATGTATGTtcgatgttcgtgcgtgtgttcgtaTGTGTATAAGTGTGCGCGTAtatcacatgcaaaattgaaaaatttcaaaagagatttcaaccccccccccccccaatctacGCCGATGGAATACaaacactttaagaaaaaaaagagtcagttgACTCTCTTTTTGCGAGTCCTGACTGATTACTTATATGACTTTCTTAAAGAGTTACGGGACTCTTTTTTTAGAGATCATTATACGGCGCCGGAGAGTTGTAAGACCCAGCAGAGAGCTGCTTGTCTTACGAAATCCAGCCACTTAAGAGCCAGGCGTTTAGCTTCTTGCGAGGCCCAACTGACGTGCCTAGGTCACGAGGACCAGCTACTACTTGTGAACAGGGATCGGATATGGGCACAAACTATAAGACGTCCTAGACATCTTAGACTGagacatcatcattatcatcatcagcctgactacgctcactgcagggcaaaggcctctcatgttccgccaatcaacccggtcctgtgcttgctgcggccctgttatacccgcaaacttcttaatctcatctgcccacctaaccttCCGTCTCCCCTTCgcgtgtttgccttctcttggaatccagtcagttactcttaatgaccagcgcttATCTTGTCTAAgcgctacatgccctgctcaTGTCAATTTCTTCTTATTCATTTCGACTGAGATGTCCCTAACAACCGTTTGTTCCcggacccactctgctctcttcctgtctcttaaggttacactcatcattttcctttccatttctcgctgcgtcgtcctcggtttaagttgaaccctctttgtaagcctccaggttcctGATCCATAGCCTAAGTACCggtgagatgcagctgttatataccttcctcttgagggacagtggtaaactaccattcatgatttgagaatgctttcCAAATGTGCTCCACTCCGTTCTTATTCTGAGACTGAGACAGCCGAGTCTCATTTCGAACATCATCAACTCATTTagcatcatgatcatcatcatcgtttcgtttcgtttatatttttattcactccccctcttgtcacgtgacctgagtgacgcctcctcctcctcctcctcctcctactactactactactactactactactactactactactactactactactactaccgctactactactactactactactactactactactactactactactactactactactactactactactactacattgcttcgcccttgaggcaaaACTGACTTCTTTTAATGATTCACACAAACGACAGCTTTTGCAGGGGTTGACTTAACAAAGCCCTTTCCCAACCCATGAGAATTTATTCTGTTTGATTTGCGTCAGAGGCTCAGCTTCTCTTCAGACGTAGTGAGCGACGTCGCTCGATCCGAAGACCACATTTCGACGAACTTGTTCGGAACTTTTCATTCGAAAAGTTTCGTGACACGCTTTGCTTTCTGCTAAGCCAGCGCGCTCTTCAATATACAGCCGTTCATCGCTCTTCGCCAGGGAAAACTGCCGCCTCTTGCGCCCTTCCCACCGTCAAGTGACCGAGATTTGTATGTGCCCTAATCGCCGCGAAGTGTACAACGCCGTCAGGTCAGCAGGTACAGCCAACTTGGGTCCTCGCGCTCGACCCCCAACAAGCCACTTGCGACGCCGGCGCCCGACCACGCCGCTTACTACTACGACCTCTCGCAAACGAAGTAGTTGACGGCCAGCGGGTCTCCGAGCTTGTTTTGGGTGACGAAATGGTTCAGGTTGAACATTCCGCGGGCGTCCGGCACGCTGGCGTCCCTCTCGGTGATGCGGTTGGTACCCTGGGAGTACACTATCAACGCATAACGATGCGGGCCCGTTCCTTTGGGTGGGCTCGGTCCGGCGTATTGGGTAACCGTGTCCCCAGCCTTGACGTCGCAGCTGTTGGGCACGTTCAGCACGAGCCAGTGGCGCCAGTAGCGGAGCCGCGCGGAAGAACGGCTGGGCGCGTCCGGGTCGACCATGACCACCGTGTAGAAGGCGCTGGAGGGCCCCTTGAAAGAGATGCTCTCGGGCGCCGCGCTCGTCTGGTCGCAGGTGAGCGTGTTTCCCATGTGAGCCTCAACGCCGTTCTTGAATTTGACGGCGAGCACCTGCTTGGCGGGCTTTGGGATCACGTCCGGTACGAGGGCCTCCATGGCGCCCAGCGTTGCCGCCGAAAGGGACTTCGTCGGCGGCGGCGACGTTGCCGGCGACTTTGAACGCTGCGGGGCGGGCTTCTGGCCGACCTTGGTGGTGGCCATGTTTGTGGGCTCGTCGTCGAGGCTCTCTGACGAGGACTCAGTTGACGTTGACgacggttcgccgggctggtgcgGCGACGCGCTTACCCGTGGGTCTCGCGCGTGACGCGAGCGCTGGCCGTAACGTTCCAcggttttgcttgcttgcttattcCTTGATATTGACTCCTACCCACTACGGGCGATTTTGGCAGTGTAAATGTAAATGTAAACATTAAGAGATTAAGCACGATAAAGGGAAAAGTAAAAAATTTGAAATAGGATAACGTAATTTTGCTGTTGCGTTAAAAATAAGTAAACAAAAATGTCATGAATAGGAAAATAGCTCTTAATACACAATTAAAATACAGTTTATTTCCCGAAGTATCGAGAAATTGATTCTGATTAACTCAGTAACAAGATACTCCTTCTTGTGTCACATAGGAATTCGCAGAAGGCtccgcagacgttcctgttgctgtagtCCAATGGAGCAACCCCAAAGGACAGAATATTCTGAGTATTTATGGAATTGCTAAAattttattagcattttcaagtACTTCTTTTCTTTGATTGATGAATCGGAGACAGCCTAGTAAAAAACGGTCGATGTTTTCAGGTTCGTTACAGCTAGAAAATAGAAGGGATGGCACCAGAGCACACCTGTTTAAATAAAAATTTAGCGGTAGTATACGGCATCGTACTTTtgtgatggatacttccaatttacaagtgggacaccatttattatcccattTCGTTTTTGCGGGGCCGAGTGGCGTTCCGCGTTGCGCTGTGTTTCGAACATTTCGGTAAAGAAGCTTGCGCCTTTTAATTTTTTTACGAAGTGTATGCGCGCGGTGTACAGCATTTGTACTTCAGCGTAAGGTTAATAGGGACATTCAGAATAGTTCAAGAAGTAAGCGCTGAAGCTTTGTTTCATCTTCCTAGGTTCAGTTCGCCAATCCATCACTTAGCATACACCAACCGCGGCCTCTGTGATCAGCTCCGGCAGCACGCGcgggagctaatcgcggaggtcacgcaCCAGCGTACACTTGGTTAGAGTGTACTAAAAGGTTAGAGTGTActggttagagtgtactagaacactcTAACTTGGTCAATCCTGCGCAGTGGATACACATCGATTTTTGAAATCACCATTCTCACGATTATCTTGGTCTCTGCGGTGACGGCGAGATAACTTGAAAAAATCGCCGTAAAATACAGGATGAGAACTGACCGAACGGTGAAAAGGCCATTGTCAATAGGAACTTTTCGAGCATACGGGACAGTGGAAAAGGGACACCTTGTTGACGCCCCAGCCATAAAACACATCCTGGGCCGGTTAGCCGATCTGATAGGTTGGCTGGTTGGTTGTTCCTTTGTAATCTGGCGCAATCCACGGCGGGGGaccggccatgaaacgggcggtaccTTGTTTTAGAAATGAAATTGTTTATATTCTAAATATGTGTAGAAATAGATAGTTTGCTAGCTATCCTCcctgtcgtagtagtagtagtagtatcctctacttcatggctcata harbors:
- the LOC119391180 gene encoding protein D2, with the protein product MATTKVGQKPAPQRSKSPATSPPPTKSLSAATLGAMEALVPDVIPKPAKQVLAVKFKNGVEAHMGNTLTCDQTSAAPESISFKGPSSAFYTVVMVDPDAPSRSSARLRYWRHWLVLNVPNSCDVKAGDTVTQYAGPSPPKGTGPHRYALIVYSQGTNRITERDASVPDARGMFNLNHFVTQNKLGDPLAVNYFVCERS